The DNA region AATTTTACACCTAAACCGGAATAAAATGAAACCAATAGTGCAATTAGTTGACGAATGGACTGCTTTTGAAGAAGTAAGCGAACAACCTACTGTAGAAGCATTTTGCAGATATTACCTGCAAAAGCAACGCCCAAAGCCTAAACAAGCCGGCAAAAAAGGTGAGCGCATCATGAACGGCGCATACCTGCTTAAAACCCTTGGCCGTATCTTAAGCGCTTATTCCCTTTATTTCCGGTCGGCAGTTAACCACATCGGCATCCCTCCTGCCGAAAGTTTCTATTACCTGAACGGCTTGCTTCACCTTGGTGAAGTAAGAAAAAGCGACCTCATCAATTATATGTTTGCCGAAACAACCACCGGTATGGAGGTCATTAACCGGCTCATCCGGGAAGAGAAAATAGATGAACGTACCTCACCTGATGATAAACGGGCTAAGCTTATCAAAATAAACCAGAAAGGCCTTGCCGCACTCGATGAATACTATAAAATTTCGGGCAAAGTGGTTGAGATGACGTTTAAAGGGGTTGATGATGATATTTTAACCGATTGCTATGAAATGCTCAAATATTGTGAGCAGCGGAACTCCACTGTTGCTATCGAACTAAAAAATAAACCTTTTGACCAAATGTATGAGCTTGCAATAGCCAATAAAGCTTAACTTCAGTACCAGTAATAACAACTAACGATGAGCACTGCATTCCACCCCGAAGCAACCTATGTTTTAGAAGACGACAGGGTACTATTACGCCCCTTACAGGAAACTGACCTTAACTACCTGCTGTCTTTTGCCATCAACGAACCCGATACCTGGAATTATTCGCTCACAAGTGCCGCTGGCGAGGTCGGCATGCGGGCTTATATTAAAGCAGCTGCTAATGGCCGCGCTACAGGTAAGGAATATCCTTTTATAATTTTTGATAAAGCAAGCGGTGAATGTGCAGGCAGTACCCGCTTTTATGATATTCAGCCAGCTCATCAAACGCTCCAATTAGGATATACCTGGTATGGCGAAAAATTTAGGGGTAGCGGCCTTAACAAACATTGTAAATTTTTGCTGCTTCAATTTGCCTTTGATATACTTGCGATGGAACGCGTGGAATTCAGGGCAGATGCCCGCAATCAGCGAAGCATAGCTGCCATGAAAAGCATTGGCTGTACAGTTGAAGGCGTTTTGCGAAATCATACGCCTCTTGCCGATGGCAGCCGCCGTGACTCGATAGTACTGAGTATTTTAAAAGAAGAGTGGGAAAACAAGATACGACACGATTTGAAAAGCCGCCTTTAAACTCAATGTCAGTTAAAAGTAAAGATGGCATAATACTTGGGCATTCAACGGCCGGGCTTGGTAACAACCCCGGCTTTTTTGTATCTATACCATAAAAAAACATCTGTGGACAATATCCTCAATATCTCTGATTTAAGTAAAACATACCAAAGTGCCGGTCGTACGCTCGCCGTGCTCGATCAAATAAATTTTTCGGTGGCGGCAGGTTCAACCAATGCTATAGTTGGGCCATCAGGCAGCGGGAAAACTACTTTGCTCGGGCTTTGCGCCGGGCTCGACCGCTCAACTTCGGGTACTGTTGAACTCAACGGCATTACCCTCAATAAACTTACCGAAGATCAGCGTGCACAGGTACGCAACCAACACGTGGGATTTATATTTCAAAATTTTCAGTTATTGCCAACACTTACCGCGCTCGAAAATGTGATGGTGCCACTTGAGCTCAGGGGCGAAAAAAACATCCGGGCAAGGGCTTTAGATCTTTTGGATAAGGTGGGGTTGTCAGAACGTGGCCATCATTATCCGCTTCAGCTTTCGGGTGGTGAACAGCAACGTGTATCATTGGCTCGTGCTTTTTCAAATGCCCCCCGGATCCTCTTTGCCGACGAGCCTACGGGAAACCTCGATGCAGAAACCAGTGACAAGGTGATCAAACTCATTTTCGATCTGAATAAGGAAGCCGGCACTACCCTCGTGGTGGTAACACACGACCTTGAGCTGGCAGCCAAAACCCAGCGCATTATCAGAATTAAGGGCGGCAAACTTATTGCTGACGAAAAAACCATTAACGGATAAGCTAATGGATAATACCGCTGTTGATTTCAAAAGAAAAATAAATATCCCCTGGCTGTTTCGGATGGCCTGGCGCGATAGCAGGCGCAACCGTTCAAGACTGTTCCTTTTTATATCGGCCATTGTATTTGGCATAGCGGCACTGGTGGCTATTTATTCGTTCAAATACAATGTGCAAAATGATGTGAACGATCAGGCAGCAACCCTGATCGGAGCCGACCTGGCTGTATCAGGTAACAAACCGGTTGACGATAAATTGAAGCACCTGCTCGATTCATTGGGTGATGAACGCTCGCAGGAACGGAGCTTTGCGTCCATGCTTTATTTTCCGCGTACTAAAGGCACCCGACTGGTACAGATCAGGGCATTACAGGGAGGTTTTCCCTATTATGGTACTTTGGAAACCACACCCGAAGCTGCCGGGGTCGATTTTAAACAGGGTAAAATGGCCCTGGTTGATAAAACCCTGATGCTGCAATTCGATGCCAAAGTAGGCGATTCGGTAAAAGTGGGTAATCTCAATTTTCAGATAGCCGGCATCCTGAATAAAGCACCCGGCCAAAGCGGCGTAATGGCGGGCATTGCCCCGGTTGTTTATATCCCCATGCAGTACCTGGAGCAAACGGGGCTTGTAAAAATTGGCAGCCGGGTTAATTATAGTTTTTATTATAAGTTTAATTCGTCGGTTAATGTAGATAAGATCGGGAAAAAGATCGATCCTATGCTTGACAAGGCAGGGATGCGCTTTGAAACCATCGAAACAAAAAAAGACAATACGGGGCGAGCCTTCGGCGACTTAAGCCGCTTTTTATCCTTAGTTGGTTTTGTTGCCCTATTATTAGGTTGCGTTGGTGTAGCCAGTGCAATCCATATTTATGTAAAAGAAAAAATCGCGTCAATAGCTATCATGCGCTGTTTGGGCGTTAAATCATCCGAAGCATTTTTGATTTACCTGATACAAATCGTTGGGATTGGCATTATCGGTTCTGTTACCGGGGCAATATTGGGGACCGCTGTTCAGCACTTATTACCCCTTGTATTCAAAGACTTTTTACCGTTTACCATTTCCGTACAAATTTCGTGGATGGCAATTGGGCAGGGTATTTTACTGGGAGTCATTATCTCTATACTATTTGCGTTGCTGCCTTTAATCTCTGTTCGCAATATTTCGCCGCTCAATACGCTTCGCATCTCGTTTGATGAAAGTGGTAACAGACGCGATCCTTTGCGCTGGCTGGTTTATTTGCTGATACTGATTTTTGTAATAGCTTTTACTTATTTGCAATTGGATAGCGTGGCAGGAAGCATCCTGTTTACGATGGGAATTCTGATTGCCTTTATGATCCTTACGGCAACGGCCTGGCTATTAATGCGCATCACTAAAGCAATAGTAAAAGGTTCATGGAGTTACCTGTGGCGACAAGGCTTTGCTAACTTATCTCGACCCAATAATCAAACCATTATTCTTATCGTATCCATTGGTTTAAGTACCATGTTTATTTGCACGCTTTATTTCGTGCAAACATTATTGGTACAGCAGGTTAATCTTTCAACCAGCGGCAATCAATCAAACATGATCCTGTTTGATATTCAGAGCAGCCAGGAAAAGGGAGTTGTTCAGTTAACAAAGCAACAGGGGCTACCTGTGCTGCAGCAAGTGCCTATTGTTACTATGCGTATTGAACAAATTAATGGTAAAACGGCCGCCGACCTTACAAAAGATACTACTATAAAAATACAGCATGGGGTATTTGCCTGGGAGTACCGTGTAACGTTCAGAGATTCGTTAACATCATCAGAGAAATTGCTGGATGGCAAATGGATTGGCAAAGCCGATCCCGCAAAAGAAATCCCGGTATCTGTTGAAGAAAACCTCTCCAAACGGGGCAACCTTAAAATTGGCGACAAAATAGAATTTAATGTACAGGGCGTACAAATGCCGGCGTATGTTGCCAGTATCCGCAAGGTTAACTGGGGTAAGGTGCAAACCAATTTCCAGGTGGTTTTTCCAAAAGGAATACTTGAGGATGCCCCACAATTTCATGTGTTGATGACACATGTATCATCAAACAAAGTATCGGCAGCTTTTCAGCAGATTGTAGTAAGGGCTTATCCTAACGTTTCGATAATAGATCTGGGGTTAATTTTAAGCGTTGTTGATGAATTGTTGAGCAAAATCAGCTACGTTATACGTTTCATGAGCGTGTTCAGCATTATAACAGGTATTGTGGTACTGATAGCATCTGTCCGGATCAGCAAATACCAGCGCATCCAGGAAAGTGTTTTATTGCGTACGCTTGGTGCAAGTCGTAAACAAATATTCACTATAACAGCGTTGGAGTATTGGTTTCTGGGTAGTTTGTCGGCCTTAACCGGGATTCTGATAGCATTTGCAGGCACTTATTTCCTGGCAAAATATAGTTTCGAGATACCATACAGTGTGAACATATTACCGGCACTTATACTATTTTTAACAGTAAGTTTGTTGACTGTTGTTATTGGCTTACTGAACAGCCGTGGAGTGTTAAACAAGCCGCCGCTTGAAATTTTAAGAACAAACGCCTGAGCGCATTGTATTTATTTTATATGAACAAAGTTACATTAAGCGGTATCTTGCTTGCAGCCCTCACAATGGCAGGATGCGGCGACGGTGCTAAATCATCAAACAATGATCAGACGCAAGCTGCCACAGAAACTGCTAAAACTGATTCGGCTTCAAAAAAAATAGTTTTATTTTTTGGCGATAGCCTCACTGCCGGTTATGGTCTCGATGACCCTGCCGATGCATTTCCGGGTGTGATCAGTCGCCGGGTTGATTCGTTAAAATTACCGTATAAAGTAATAAATGCCGGGTTAAGCGGCGAAACTACCGCAGGCGGCAATGGCCGGATAGACTGGCTGTTAAAGCAAAAAGTAGACGTTTTTGTATTGGAGCTTGGGGCTAACGACGGCCTTCGCGGGATCCCGGTAAACGAAACCGCCAAAAATCTTCAGTCCATAATAAATAAGGTAAAAACCAAATATCCCGACGCTAAACTTGTTTTGCTGGGCATGCAGGTACCGCCGAACATGGGCGCCGATTATACCGGTAAGTTCAAAAACATTTTCCCCGATCTGGCTAAAAAAAATAATATGGCCCTTGTACCTTTTTTATTGCAAGGCGTTGGCGGAGTACCATCACTTAACCAGGGCGATGGCATCCACCCTACCGCTCAGGGTGCGAAGATTGTAGCCAACAACGTATGGGCAGTTTTGCAGGATGAATTGAAATGAT from Mucilaginibacter sp. SJ includes:
- a CDS encoding ABC transporter ATP-binding protein, translating into MDNILNISDLSKTYQSAGRTLAVLDQINFSVAAGSTNAIVGPSGSGKTTLLGLCAGLDRSTSGTVELNGITLNKLTEDQRAQVRNQHVGFIFQNFQLLPTLTALENVMVPLELRGEKNIRARALDLLDKVGLSERGHHYPLQLSGGEQQRVSLARAFSNAPRILFADEPTGNLDAETSDKVIKLIFDLNKEAGTTLVVVTHDLELAAKTQRIIRIKGGKLIADEKTING
- a CDS encoding GNAT family N-acetyltransferase yields the protein MSTAFHPEATYVLEDDRVLLRPLQETDLNYLLSFAINEPDTWNYSLTSAAGEVGMRAYIKAAANGRATGKEYPFIIFDKASGECAGSTRFYDIQPAHQTLQLGYTWYGEKFRGSGLNKHCKFLLLQFAFDILAMERVEFRADARNQRSIAAMKSIGCTVEGVLRNHTPLADGSRRDSIVLSILKEEWENKIRHDLKSRL
- a CDS encoding arylesterase, encoding MNKVTLSGILLAALTMAGCGDGAKSSNNDQTQAATETAKTDSASKKIVLFFGDSLTAGYGLDDPADAFPGVISRRVDSLKLPYKVINAGLSGETTAGGNGRIDWLLKQKVDVFVLELGANDGLRGIPVNETAKNLQSIINKVKTKYPDAKLVLLGMQVPPNMGADYTGKFKNIFPDLAKKNNMALVPFLLQGVGGVPSLNQGDGIHPTAQGAKIVANNVWAVLQDELK
- a CDS encoding ABC transporter permease, with the protein product MDNTAVDFKRKINIPWLFRMAWRDSRRNRSRLFLFISAIVFGIAALVAIYSFKYNVQNDVNDQAATLIGADLAVSGNKPVDDKLKHLLDSLGDERSQERSFASMLYFPRTKGTRLVQIRALQGGFPYYGTLETTPEAAGVDFKQGKMALVDKTLMLQFDAKVGDSVKVGNLNFQIAGILNKAPGQSGVMAGIAPVVYIPMQYLEQTGLVKIGSRVNYSFYYKFNSSVNVDKIGKKIDPMLDKAGMRFETIETKKDNTGRAFGDLSRFLSLVGFVALLLGCVGVASAIHIYVKEKIASIAIMRCLGVKSSEAFLIYLIQIVGIGIIGSVTGAILGTAVQHLLPLVFKDFLPFTISVQISWMAIGQGILLGVIISILFALLPLISVRNISPLNTLRISFDESGNRRDPLRWLVYLLILIFVIAFTYLQLDSVAGSILFTMGILIAFMILTATAWLLMRITKAIVKGSWSYLWRQGFANLSRPNNQTIILIVSIGLSTMFICTLYFVQTLLVQQVNLSTSGNQSNMILFDIQSSQEKGVVQLTKQQGLPVLQQVPIVTMRIEQINGKTAADLTKDTTIKIQHGVFAWEYRVTFRDSLTSSEKLLDGKWIGKADPAKEIPVSVEENLSKRGNLKIGDKIEFNVQGVQMPAYVASIRKVNWGKVQTNFQVVFPKGILEDAPQFHVLMTHVSSNKVSAAFQQIVVRAYPNVSIIDLGLILSVVDELLSKISYVIRFMSVFSIITGIVVLIASVRISKYQRIQESVLLRTLGASRKQIFTITALEYWFLGSLSALTGILIAFAGTYFLAKYSFEIPYSVNILPALILFLTVSLLTVVIGLLNSRGVLNKPPLEILRTNA
- a CDS encoding MarR family winged helix-turn-helix transcriptional regulator, which codes for MKPIVQLVDEWTAFEEVSEQPTVEAFCRYYLQKQRPKPKQAGKKGERIMNGAYLLKTLGRILSAYSLYFRSAVNHIGIPPAESFYYLNGLLHLGEVRKSDLINYMFAETTTGMEVINRLIREEKIDERTSPDDKRAKLIKINQKGLAALDEYYKISGKVVEMTFKGVDDDILTDCYEMLKYCEQRNSTVAIELKNKPFDQMYELAIANKA